From the Lactobacillus johnsonii genome, the window TCAAGGAAATGTCTTAACTTATAGTCCAAAAGTTGCAAAAATTAAAGTAACTGATAGTAAGTTGAATCAAGAAAAGAAGAATTTTACAGTAACTCGGACATCTGATAAAGCGGGAAGTGTAACTTTTACTTTTGACGGTTTGAAACCAAAAGAAACGGCGTATGTTCAATTTGGTAAAGATTTAATGGGATTTGCGGATCCACTAACTACTTATCATGCAAGTCAGGATGGAAATAATAAGCCTGAATTAAGCATTACCGTTAATAAAAAAGATGTTCGACTTCAACCACAAGTTAAACAACTAATTGGTGTTCGAGCAAATCAAAAAGGACAGGTCCAAATTAAGTGGAGCCTAGCAGGAAATAAACGAATTCTGACTAGTGAAATGCCACGTTTAGTAAATATTAATTCAACTTTATTGCGCTCTAAAGTTTCACAAGTTAATAATAAAAAACAGATGCACTTAACAACTTTTAGAGATAATTATCTATCAGGAAAAATAAATACCACTAAAAACGAAAATCTGGTAACTACTATTCCATACAGTAGGGGCTGGAAAGTAAAAGTAGATGGTAAACCAATTAAAGTGAGCCGAACTTTGGATGTATTTATTGGTTTAAATATGAAACCTGGTAAACATACTGTAGTAATGAGATATAGGACTCCCGGATTGCTTATTGGAGTTATAACAAGTATCATAGGTATAATCTTACTAGTGGTATTTAATGGGTACTTGGAAAAGAAAAAATATTAGTCAAAGAATAAAGTCTATAATTTATAGGCTTTATTTTTTAGGAGGAAGAAAAAATGAAAGATTATTTAGTAAAAGCAATTGATAAAACTAAAAATTTACGATTAATTACGGTTGATGCTAAAGATTTAGTAAGTGAAGCACAAAAAAGACATGATACTTGGAGTGCATCTTCAGCTGTGCTTGGAAGAACACTTATTGGAGGATTACTCTTGTCAGCAGCTTTATTGAAAGATAAAGATGAATTAACTGTTAGGTTACTTGGAAATGGTCCAGTGGGAGCAACTATTGTAACAGCAAAAGCTGATCTAACAATTAAAGGATATATCCAAAATCCTCATATAGCCCTTCCACCTAAAAAAGATGGACATATCGATGTGGCAAAAGCCGTTGGAAAAGGTTGGCTTGAGGTAACCAAAGATCAAGGTTTGAAGGAACCATATACAGGTCAAGTTCCAATTGTTAGTGGGGAGATTGCAGAAGATTTTACATATTATCTAGCCAAATCAGAGCAAATTCCTTCAGCTGTTGGTCTATCAGTATTTGTTGAGCCTAATAATGAGATTGGGGCAGCTGGCGGATTTATTTTACAGGCATTACCTGGAGCTACTGATGAGCAATTGGCTGAAGTTGAAAAGAGAATCAAGGCTCTTCCTAATCTTTCTACTTTATTTTTAGATGGAATGACACCTGAAAATTTGGCAGAGAGAATCTTAGGGACTGATTGTAAAATTTTAGCTAAAGAAGATGTTTCTTTTGCTTGTGATTGTTCGAAAGAAAAATATAGTCAAATCTTGGCTACCTTAAAACCAGCACAATTAAAAGAAATGATTGAGAAGGATCATGGCGCAGAGTTAGTTTGCCGCTTTTGTAAAGAAAAATATCATTTTACTGAAGATGAGTTAAAAGATGTCCTTAAGAAGGCAAATTAAAGTGGTGTGTAATGAATAGTTTTGCTATGATATTAGGGTATTTGAAAGGGTGAGCAAGTGTGAAAAACGATAGTTGGAAAATTAGGGATGTTGAAATTCCTAATCGTGTAGTAGTTGCACCGATGGCTGGAATTTCAAATGCTGCTTTCCGAGTAGTATGTAAAGAATTTGGTGCAGGCCTAGTAGTGTGTGAAATGATTTCAGATCATGGAATTATTTATCGCAATAAAAAGACCTTGGAAATGTTAACGGTTGATCCTCGTGAACATCCAATGAGTATTCAAATTTTTGGTGGTAGTGAGGAAACTTTAGTTGAAGCTGCTCATTATGTTGATACTCATACAGCAGCTGATATTATCAATATTAATATGGGTTGTCCTGTACCAAAGGTAACAAAAACTGATGCCGGAGCTCGTTGGCTATTAGATCCAAATAAGATCTATCAAATGGTCCATGCAGTTGTTCGTAATGTAAGTAAACCAGTTACTGTTAAAATGAGAACAGGCTGGGATCAAAAACATATTTTTGCTGTTGAAAATGCTTTAGCTGCTCAAGAAGCAGGTGCTAGTGCTGTTGCTATGCATGGCCGGACTAGAAAGCAAATGTACATGGGCGAAGCTGACTGGGAAACTTTGAAGGATGTAGCAGATGCTTTGACTATTCCTTTTGTTGGTAATGGGGATGTTACTACTCCTGAAAAGGCAAAAGCAATGTTAGAAGATGTTGGAGCAGATGCAGTGATGGTTGGTAGAGCGGCTTTAGGGAATCCATGGATTATTAAAGATATGGTTCACTATTTGGATACCGGAGAGAAACTACGTCCACAAACTGTTGAAGAAAAAGTAGAAACTGCTAAAGATCAATTAAATAGATTGATTGATTTAAAGGGAGAAAAAATTGCTGTTCCCGAATTTAGAAGACAAGCAGCTTATTATTTAAAAGGAATTCCCCGTTCAGCTCGAACCCGTGCTAAAATAAATGATGTTTGGACGAAAAAAGAAGTTTTTGACTTGTTAGATGATTTTGTGGAAAAATATGAAGCGAGACAAAAGCAAATTAACCAATAAAAGGAGTTTTTAGAGTGGCAAAGAATGAAATGAACGACCAACTAATCGCTCGTCGTGAAAAAATGGACGAAATGCGTGAAAACGGTATTGAACCTTTTGGCGTAAGAAAATTTGATCGTCAAGACTTAGCTCGTACTTTGAATGAAAAGTATAGTAATGAGGATAAAGATGAATTAAATGCTGATATGCCTATGACTAAGATTGCAGGTCGTATGCTTGCAAAACGTGGTAAGGGTAAAGTTGGATTTGCAGATCTTTATGACCGTACTGGTAAAATTCAAATTTACGTACGTAAAGATATCGTTGGTGAAGATAACTACAAGATTTTTAAGAAGTCTGATATTGGTGACTTTTTAGGTATTGATGGTGAAGTAATGAAGACCGATACTGGTGAGTTGACTATTCGTGCTACTCACATTACTTTCTTGTCTAAGGCTCTTCGTCCATTGCCTAATAAATGGGATGGTTTAAAGGATGTTGAACAAATTTATCGTCAGCGCTACCTTGACTTAATTACAAATCATGATAGTTACATGCGTTTTGTTCACCGTACTCAAATTATTCAAGCTATTCGTGACTATTTGAATAATAGAGATTTCTTAGAAGTTGAAACTCCAGTTCTCCACAATATTCCTGGTGGTGCTGAAGCTCGTCCATTTATTACTCACCACAATGCTTTGGATATTGATCTTTACATGAGAATTGCTTTGGAACTTCCATTGAAGCGTTTAATTGTTGGTGGTATGGAACGTGTTTATGAAATCGGCCGTGTATTTAGAAATGAAGGTCTTGATACTAAGCACAACCCAGAATTTACTGAACTTGAAACTTATGCAGCTTACTGGGACTTCCATGATGTAATGGATGAGGCAGAAGGAATTATTAGAGCAGCTGCTAAAGTTGTTTCACCAGATGGTAAGATTACTTACCAAGGAACTGATATTGACTTAGGTAAGCCATTCCGCCGTGTTCACATGGTTGATTTAATCAAGGAAAAGACTGGTGTTGACTTCTGGAAGCCAATGACTATTGAAGAAGCAAGAAAAGTTGCTGATGAACACAACGTTCACTATGAAAGCTACTGGAAGGTTGGCCACATTATTAATGCCTTCTTTGAAGAATTCGGTGAAGGATCAATTGTTCAACCTACTTTTGTTTATGGACACCCAGTAGAAGTATCACCACTTGCTAAGAAGAATGCTGATGATCCAAGATTTACTGATCGTTTTGAAATCTTCATTATGGGTGCAGAATATGGTAATGCATTCTCAGAATTAAATGATCCAGATGATCAACGTCATCGTTTCGAAGACCAAATGGCTGAAAGAGAAGCTGGTAACGATGAAGCAGATATGATTGATGAGGATTACCTTCGTGCTATGGAATTCGGTATGCCTCCTACAGGTGGTCTAGGTATTGGTATTGATCGTTTGGTAATGCTTTTAACTGATGCTCCTGCTATTCGTGATGTCTTACTCTTCCCAACAATGCGCCCTGAAAAGGTTGAAAGTGTTGAAGCAGAAGTTCAAGAAGATTTGAAGAAAAAGAACAAATAGTTTTTGCTAAATAGACTGTCGTAAATGACGGTCTATTTTTTTAATATTTTTTCAAAAAATACTTGCAATAAAAAGATGTTTTGCTATACTAATAAATGTACTGCGGAAGTAGTTCAGTGGTAGAACATCACCTTGCCATGGTGGGGGTCGCGGGTTCGAATCCCGTCTTCCGCTCCAGTATAAAAGACTCACCGAAGTGTGAGTCTTTTTTGTTATTCGGGATGTGGCTCAGCTTGGTAGAGCGCTACGTTCGGGACGTAGAAGTCGCAGGTTCAAATCCTGTCATCCCGATTGAATATTATTTTGTTAAAAAGTTCGTCTTGGGTTAGAAAGACGAACTTTTTTGTATATAATGTTCATGAAATATCAAAAAGTTTACATTTACTAATTGTAAGTGATAAGATATTTGTCTAAAGATTGTAATATTGATCTTAAAAGAAGTAAGGCGGTGCAAAATGGAAAAATCATATAGTGATAGTGCAAAAAATGTTCTTGAAATTGCTAAAGAGCAAGCACAAAACTTTCACCATCGAATTATTGGAACAGAGCATGTTCTGCTTGCTTTAGTAATTGAAGCTAATGGGGATGCTGGAAAACTTTTGCGTGAAAGAAATGTAACACCAACCTTAGTGCGAGAAGAAATTGAAAGATATACTGGCTATGGTTCAAGTCCAAAGGCCACATATATGGAAATGTCCCCACGTTTAAGTTTAGTTTTGAATTTTGCTAAACAAAGGGCTGACGAATTAGGGACTGCTCAAATTGAGACAAAACATATTTTGCTAGGTTTGTTAGCTAGTGATCAAATTTTAGCAAGTTTAATTTTGAAAAATATTGGTGTAGATCCACGAGATTTAAGTCAGGATGTAAATGATAGTTTCATGGATGGTTCTGGGGAAGAAAATAATGTTCTTGGTATTTCTTCAGCCACTGGTATGAAAAAAGGTAAGTCATTGACTCCAAATTTAGATAAAGTTAGTGTGAATCTAAATAAAAGAGCCCGTGAAGGTGCAATTGACCCGGTAATTGGGAGAGATAAAGAAATAAAAAGAGTAATTCAAATCTTATCTCGAAGAACCAAA encodes:
- the hslO gene encoding Hsp33 family molecular chaperone HslO, whose amino-acid sequence is MKDYLVKAIDKTKNLRLITVDAKDLVSEAQKRHDTWSASSAVLGRTLIGGLLLSAALLKDKDELTVRLLGNGPVGATIVTAKADLTIKGYIQNPHIALPPKKDGHIDVAKAVGKGWLEVTKDQGLKEPYTGQVPIVSGEIAEDFTYYLAKSEQIPSAVGLSVFVEPNNEIGAAGGFILQALPGATDEQLAEVEKRIKALPNLSTLFLDGMTPENLAERILGTDCKILAKEDVSFACDCSKEKYSQILATLKPAQLKEMIEKDHGAELVCRFCKEKYHFTEDELKDVLKKAN
- the lysS gene encoding lysine--tRNA ligase, which codes for MAKNEMNDQLIARREKMDEMRENGIEPFGVRKFDRQDLARTLNEKYSNEDKDELNADMPMTKIAGRMLAKRGKGKVGFADLYDRTGKIQIYVRKDIVGEDNYKIFKKSDIGDFLGIDGEVMKTDTGELTIRATHITFLSKALRPLPNKWDGLKDVEQIYRQRYLDLITNHDSYMRFVHRTQIIQAIRDYLNNRDFLEVETPVLHNIPGGAEARPFITHHNALDIDLYMRIALELPLKRLIVGGMERVYEIGRVFRNEGLDTKHNPEFTELETYAAYWDFHDVMDEAEGIIRAAAKVVSPDGKITYQGTDIDLGKPFRRVHMVDLIKEKTGVDFWKPMTIEEARKVADEHNVHYESYWKVGHIINAFFEEFGEGSIVQPTFVYGHPVEVSPLAKKNADDPRFTDRFEIFIMGAEYGNAFSELNDPDDQRHRFEDQMAEREAGNDEADMIDEDYLRAMEFGMPPTGGLGIGIDRLVMLLTDAPAIRDVLLFPTMRPEKVESVEAEVQEDLKKKNK
- the dusB gene encoding tRNA dihydrouridine synthase DusB yields the protein MKNDSWKIRDVEIPNRVVVAPMAGISNAAFRVVCKEFGAGLVVCEMISDHGIIYRNKKTLEMLTVDPREHPMSIQIFGGSEETLVEAAHYVDTHTAADIININMGCPVPKVTKTDAGARWLLDPNKIYQMVHAVVRNVSKPVTVKMRTGWDQKHIFAVENALAAQEAGASAVAMHGRTRKQMYMGEADWETLKDVADALTIPFVGNGDVTTPEKAKAMLEDVGADAVMVGRAALGNPWIIKDMVHYLDTGEKLRPQTVEEKVETAKDQLNRLIDLKGEKIAVPEFRRQAAYYLKGIPRSARTRAKINDVWTKKEVFDLLDDFVEKYEARQKQINQ